From the genome of Amycolatopsis sp. NBC_01488, one region includes:
- a CDS encoding LCP family protein has translation MPARAELDPLTMTDEMEAIDEATQYRRKIDHTLARFSAAHDEMEAEEAKRRERRERLSPTSLIESTRTALQRVVTQAPSPEEDDDAEKAAQTRLQEKKARKIERSVRFGRIAAAVVAGLVFLGIGGAWGAQTYFDAKFTQVSALDENSSDIQDADAQANDENFLMVGSDSRDGASAEEGVGTADSTPGARSDTVMVAHIPADRKRVVVTSFPRDLEIDRPECQRWDPAQSKNTDEKVPEQKIAKLNTAYAVGGPSCVTKVIQQLTGLRINHFVGIDFNGFKEMVDAVHGVTVHNEIPIDDTVLGKVLLQTGDVTISGDQALNFVRARHVKGDPTSDYGRIKRQQEFIGALLKKVMSSDVVLDPGKLSGFITAFAKATFGDNLGVKQMMTLAQSMKGLDQSKISFLTVPTTGMANSRGNEVLVRSKAKALFDALRSNAPLPDPNAPVPAAEQTPPAGTGTSKSSSSSSSSKTTTKTTTSKTSTSKKTGTTG, from the coding sequence GTGCCCGCCCGGGCCGAGCTGGACCCGCTGACCATGACCGACGAGATGGAAGCGATCGACGAGGCGACGCAGTACCGCCGCAAGATCGACCACACCCTCGCCCGGTTCTCGGCCGCGCACGACGAGATGGAGGCCGAGGAGGCGAAGCGGCGCGAACGCCGTGAGCGCCTCTCGCCGACTTCGCTGATCGAGAGCACGCGTACGGCGCTTCAGCGCGTCGTCACGCAAGCGCCTTCGCCCGAAGAAGACGACGACGCCGAGAAGGCCGCGCAGACCCGGCTCCAGGAGAAGAAGGCCCGGAAGATCGAGCGCTCGGTCCGGTTCGGCCGGATCGCCGCGGCCGTCGTCGCCGGTCTCGTGTTCCTCGGCATCGGCGGCGCGTGGGGCGCCCAGACGTACTTCGACGCCAAGTTCACGCAGGTCTCCGCGCTCGACGAGAACTCGTCCGACATCCAGGACGCCGACGCGCAGGCCAACGACGAGAACTTCCTCATGGTCGGCTCGGACTCCCGCGACGGCGCGTCGGCCGAAGAGGGCGTCGGCACCGCGGACAGCACGCCGGGCGCGCGCTCGGACACCGTGATGGTCGCGCACATCCCGGCCGACCGGAAACGGGTCGTCGTCACGTCGTTCCCGCGCGACCTCGAGATCGACCGGCCCGAGTGCCAGCGCTGGGACCCCGCGCAGAGCAAGAACACCGACGAGAAGGTCCCCGAGCAGAAGATCGCGAAGCTCAACACCGCCTACGCGGTCGGCGGCCCGTCGTGCGTGACCAAGGTGATCCAGCAGCTCACCGGCCTGCGGATCAACCACTTCGTCGGCATCGACTTCAACGGCTTCAAGGAGATGGTCGACGCGGTGCACGGCGTCACCGTCCACAACGAGATCCCGATCGACGACACCGTCCTCGGCAAGGTGCTGCTGCAGACCGGCGACGTGACGATCTCCGGTGACCAGGCGCTGAACTTCGTCCGCGCGCGGCACGTCAAGGGCGACCCGACGTCGGACTACGGCCGCATCAAGCGGCAGCAGGAGTTCATCGGCGCGCTGCTGAAGAAGGTCATGTCGTCGGACGTCGTGCTGGACCCCGGCAAGCTGAGCGGCTTCATCACGGCGTTCGCGAAGGCCACCTTCGGCGACAACCTCGGCGTCAAGCAGATGATGACGCTGGCGCAGTCGATGAAGGGCCTCGACCAGTCGAAGATCTCGTTCCTGACCGTGCCGACGACCGGAATGGCCAACAGCCGCGGCAACGAGGTGCTCGTCCGCAGCAAGGCGAAGGCCCTCTTCGACGCGCTGCGCAGCAACGCCCCGCTGCCGGACCCGAACGCGCCGGTCCCGGCGGCCGAGCAGACGCCGCCGGCCGGCACCGGCACGTCGAAGTCGTCCTCGTCGTCGTCGTCGTCGAAGACGACCACCAAGACGACCACCAGCAAGACGTCGACCAGCAAGAAGACCGGCACCACGGGCTGA
- a CDS encoding GGDEF domain-containing protein: MVAGDEGVLRRSPQPPDLLRLHEAVATLFATQGDWRRAYQHLRSALDIARDGSLRDALTSSFNRRYLDERLYGPFTDRTAARPRPALGIALVDLDRFKRVNDTYGHLVGDRVLRRVADLLQEELPPEGFCARYGGEEFVLWLPGVDAGHAVRIVDAARLRVARHPWSELQPGLHVTISAGLAHEGPDAPTPPERQLRSADDLLYAAKRAGRNKVAYHDAQSTQLITHSE, encoded by the coding sequence ATGGTCGCCGGGGACGAAGGCGTGCTGCGCCGGAGCCCGCAGCCGCCGGACCTGCTGCGCCTGCACGAGGCCGTCGCGACCCTCTTCGCCACCCAGGGCGACTGGCGCCGCGCCTACCAGCACCTCCGCTCCGCGCTGGACATCGCGCGCGACGGCAGCCTGCGTGACGCGCTGACGTCGAGCTTCAACCGCCGGTACCTCGACGAGCGCTTGTACGGACCGTTCACCGATCGGACGGCCGCCCGGCCGCGGCCGGCGCTGGGCATCGCGCTCGTCGATCTCGACCGCTTCAAGCGCGTGAACGACACGTACGGTCACCTCGTCGGCGACCGCGTCCTCCGCCGGGTGGCGGACCTGCTCCAGGAGGAGCTGCCGCCGGAGGGCTTCTGCGCCCGGTACGGCGGCGAGGAGTTCGTGCTGTGGCTGCCGGGCGTCGACGCCGGGCACGCGGTCCGCATCGTCGACGCGGCACGCCTGCGCGTCGCCCGTCACCCCTGGTCAGAACTCCAGCCGGGACTGCACGTGACCATCAGCGCCGGGCTCGCCCACGAGGGGCCGGACGCCCCGACGCCGCCCGAGCGCCAGCTGCGCAGCGCGGACGATCTGCTTTACGCGGCCAAACGGGCCGGGCGGAACAAAGTCGCCTATCACGACGCACAAAGCACGCAGTTAATAACCCACTCTGAGTAA
- a CDS encoding purine-cytosine permease family protein — MTETGSRKLQVETNGLDVIDDAERRGRPRQLFWPWFGANVSVLGLSYGSFTLGFGISFWQALVAGVVGILFSFLLCGFIAIAGKRGSAPTMLLSRAAFGVRGNRLPSAISWLLTVGWETVLAALATLATSTVFERLGWGGGTPTKVIALVVVAALTVVAGVLGFDAIMKLQTWITWITGVLTIVYVVLVAGDVHWDTVRALPAGSAQQWVGALVFLMTGFGLGWVNAAADYSRYLPRSSSSRGVVGWTTFGASVAPLVLLVFGLLLAGSSPDLSKAIAADPIGALTTVLPLWFLVPFAIVAVLGLVGGAVLDIYSSGLALLSAGLRVRRPVAALLDGVIMVLGTVYIVFFGGEFLGQFQGFLVTLGVPVAAWCGVMLADVLLRRRDYAEPDLFDPAGRYGDVRVGPIALVLLATALGWGLVTNTSADWLKWQGYLLEPVGLGGRDGSWAFANLGVLVALALGFAVTLLTRQRIRAQEAA, encoded by the coding sequence ATGACCGAAACGGGCAGCCGGAAGCTCCAGGTGGAGACCAACGGCCTCGACGTGATCGACGACGCCGAGCGCCGCGGCCGCCCGCGGCAGCTGTTCTGGCCGTGGTTCGGCGCGAACGTGTCGGTCTTGGGGCTGAGCTACGGCTCGTTCACGCTCGGCTTCGGCATCTCGTTCTGGCAGGCGCTGGTCGCCGGTGTCGTCGGCATCCTGTTCTCGTTCCTGCTCTGCGGGTTCATCGCGATCGCGGGCAAACGCGGGTCGGCGCCGACGATGCTGCTCTCGCGCGCGGCGTTCGGGGTCCGGGGCAACCGGCTGCCGTCGGCGATCTCGTGGCTGCTCACGGTCGGCTGGGAAACCGTGCTGGCCGCGCTGGCGACGCTCGCGACGTCGACCGTGTTCGAACGCCTCGGCTGGGGCGGCGGGACGCCGACGAAGGTGATCGCGCTGGTCGTGGTCGCCGCGCTGACCGTCGTGGCCGGGGTGCTCGGCTTCGACGCGATCATGAAGCTGCAGACGTGGATCACCTGGATCACCGGCGTCCTGACGATCGTCTACGTCGTGCTGGTCGCCGGGGACGTGCACTGGGACACCGTCCGCGCGCTGCCGGCCGGCTCGGCGCAGCAGTGGGTCGGCGCGCTGGTGTTCCTGATGACCGGCTTCGGCCTCGGCTGGGTCAACGCGGCCGCGGACTACTCGCGCTACCTGCCGCGCTCGTCGTCGAGCCGCGGCGTGGTCGGCTGGACGACGTTCGGCGCGTCGGTGGCACCCCTGGTGCTGCTGGTGTTCGGGCTGCTGCTGGCCGGCTCGTCGCCCGACCTGAGCAAGGCCATCGCGGCCGACCCGATCGGCGCGCTCACGACCGTGCTGCCGCTGTGGTTCCTGGTGCCGTTCGCGATCGTCGCGGTGCTCGGCCTGGTCGGCGGCGCGGTGCTGGACATCTATTCGTCCGGGCTGGCGCTGCTGTCGGCCGGGCTGCGCGTGCGGCGGCCGGTGGCGGCGCTCCTGGACGGCGTGATCATGGTGCTCGGCACGGTCTACATCGTGTTCTTCGGCGGCGAGTTCCTCGGCCAGTTCCAGGGTTTCCTGGTGACGCTGGGCGTGCCGGTGGCGGCGTGGTGCGGCGTGATGCTCGCGGACGTCCTGCTGCGCCGGCGCGACTACGCCGAGCCGGACCTGTTCGACCCGGCCGGCCGCTACGGCGACGTCCGGGTCGGGCCGATCGCGCTGGTGCTGCTCGCGACGGCGCTCGGCTGGGGCCTGGTGACGAACACGTCCGCGGACTGGCTGAAGTGGCAGGGCTACCTGCTCGAGCCGGTCGGCCTCGGCGGCCGCGACGGCTCGTGGGCGTTCGCGAACCTCGGCGTCCTGGTGGCGCTGGCGCTCGGTTTCGCCGTCACTTTGCTCACGCGGCAACGCATCCGCGCGCAGGAGGCGGCGTGA
- the pstA gene encoding phosphate ABC transporter permease PstA, with the protein MTASTLEAPATTPAFQQVSLARKVKNGLATTLVWLSFLIAVVPLVWVLYTVVANGIKRIPYSNWWTQDFGDVLSDEVGGGVLHAIIGSLLQGLVCAIIAVPIGMLVAIYLVEYGRGKLAKATTFMVDILSGVPSIVAALFIYALWVTSLGLPRSGFAVSLALVLLMIPVVVRSSEEMLRIVPDDLREASYALGVPKWKTIMKIVLPTALSGIVGGIMMALARVMGETAPLLVLVGYSAYTHWDIFSGEQAALPLLMNNERVSNPMDPGSVGFDRIWGAALTLVLIIALINLLATVFARLVAPKKK; encoded by the coding sequence ATGACCGCCTCCACGCTCGAAGCGCCCGCGACCACGCCGGCGTTCCAGCAGGTCAGCCTGGCCCGCAAGGTCAAGAACGGCCTCGCGACCACGCTGGTCTGGCTCTCGTTCCTGATCGCCGTCGTCCCGCTGGTGTGGGTGCTGTACACGGTCGTCGCGAACGGCATCAAGCGCATCCCGTACAGCAACTGGTGGACCCAGGACTTCGGTGACGTCCTGTCCGACGAGGTCGGCGGCGGCGTGCTTCACGCCATCATCGGCAGCCTGCTGCAGGGCCTCGTCTGCGCGATCATCGCGGTGCCGATCGGCATGCTCGTCGCGATCTACCTCGTCGAGTACGGCCGCGGCAAGCTCGCCAAGGCCACCACGTTCATGGTCGACATCCTCTCCGGCGTCCCGTCGATCGTGGCCGCGCTGTTCATCTACGCGCTGTGGGTCACCTCGCTCGGCCTGCCGCGCAGCGGGTTCGCCGTGTCGCTCGCCTTGGTGCTGCTGATGATCCCGGTGGTCGTCCGCTCGTCGGAGGAGATGCTGCGGATCGTCCCGGACGACCTGCGCGAGGCGTCGTACGCGCTGGGCGTGCCGAAGTGGAAGACGATCATGAAGATCGTCCTGCCGACGGCCCTGTCCGGCATCGTCGGCGGCATCATGATGGCGCTGGCCCGCGTGATGGGCGAGACCGCGCCGCTGCTGGTGCTCGTCGGCTACTCGGCCTACACGCACTGGGACATCTTCAGCGGCGAGCAGGCGGCGTTGCCGCTGCTGATGAACAACGAACGCGTCAGCAACCCGATGGACCCGGGCTCGGTCGGCTTCGACCGGATCTGGGGCGCGGCGCTGACCCTGGTGCTCATCATCGCCCTGATCAACCTCCTCGCCACCGTGTTCGCGCGCCTTGTCGCCCCGAAGAAGAAGTGA
- a CDS encoding DUF2199 domain-containing protein encodes MRTRAEPSCYCCGKKLDPGHLAWNYVWPDLLAVLAKRERKKALRFHSDAFLVADGFGAAIRVILPIHLDSGHTATLGVWLGLDGEDANRVNSAARDGGAAWIGCTFDGTLLNHVPPFPDTYYSRITAVASEERTLARVTDSADEAFKRILTGTWPHAEFLRARPR; translated from the coding sequence ATGCGAACCAGGGCTGAGCCGAGCTGTTACTGCTGCGGTAAGAAGCTCGATCCCGGTCACCTGGCGTGGAACTACGTCTGGCCCGATCTGCTCGCCGTGCTCGCCAAGCGCGAGCGCAAGAAGGCGCTGCGGTTCCATTCGGACGCGTTCCTCGTCGCCGACGGCTTCGGGGCGGCCATCCGGGTCATCCTGCCGATCCACCTGGATTCGGGGCACACCGCGACGCTCGGTGTCTGGCTGGGGCTGGACGGCGAGGACGCGAACCGGGTCAACAGCGCCGCCCGTGACGGTGGTGCCGCGTGGATCGGGTGCACCTTCGACGGGACGCTGCTCAACCACGTCCCGCCGTTCCCGGACACGTACTACTCGCGGATCACCGCGGTCGCCTCCGAAGAGCGGACGCTGGCCCGGGTGACCGACAGCGCGGACGAGGCGTTCAAGCGGATCCTCACCGGAACCTGGCCGCACGCCGAGTTCCTCCGCGCGCGGCCCCGCTGA
- the pstB gene encoding phosphate ABC transporter ATP-binding protein PstB has translation MAKRIDVKDVDIYYGKFHAVDGVTLSVPPRNVTAFIGPSGCGKSTVLRTLNRMHEVIPGARVEGDVLLDGENIYASAVDPVQVRRTIGMVFQRPNPFPTMSIKDNVVAGLRLGGTKGKKTLDDIAERALRGANLWNEVKDRLNKPGGGLSGGQQQRLCIARAIAVQPDVLLMDEPCSALDPISTLAIEDLIGELKKDYTIVIVTHNMQQAARVSDQTAFFNLAGVGQPGRLVELNDTEKIFSNPDEKATEDYISGRFG, from the coding sequence ATGGCCAAGCGAATCGACGTCAAGGACGTGGACATCTACTACGGCAAGTTCCACGCCGTGGACGGCGTCACCCTCTCGGTGCCGCCGCGCAACGTCACCGCGTTCATCGGCCCGTCGGGGTGTGGCAAGTCGACGGTGCTGCGCACGCTGAACCGCATGCACGAGGTCATCCCCGGCGCCCGCGTCGAGGGCGACGTCCTGCTGGACGGCGAGAACATCTACGCCTCGGCCGTCGACCCGGTCCAGGTGCGCCGCACGATCGGCATGGTGTTCCAGCGCCCCAACCCGTTCCCGACGATGTCCATCAAGGACAACGTCGTCGCGGGCCTGAGGCTGGGCGGCACCAAGGGCAAGAAGACCCTCGACGACATCGCCGAGCGCGCCCTGCGCGGCGCGAACCTGTGGAACGAGGTCAAGGACCGCCTCAACAAGCCGGGCGGCGGCCTGTCGGGCGGTCAGCAGCAGCGGCTGTGCATCGCCCGCGCGATCGCGGTCCAGCCGGACGTCCTGCTGATGGACGAGCCGTGCTCGGCCCTGGACCCGATCTCCACGCTGGCGATCGAGGACCTGATCGGCGAGCTGAAGAAGGACTACACGATCGTCATCGTCACGCACAACATGCAGCAGGCGGCGCGCGTGTCCGACCAGACGGCGTTCTTCAACCTGGCCGGCGTCGGCCAGCCGGGCCGGCTGGTGGAGCTCAACGACACGGAGAAGATCTTCTCCAACCCGGACGAGAAGGCCACGGAAGACTACATCTCCGGGCGTTTCGGCTGA
- a CDS encoding GntR family transcriptional regulator, which translates to MYMYSKRQQLVGDLSDLIRSGRLAHGERLPGENQLAEQYQVSRGTVRSALSELQQLELISTQAGVGSFVTFDGVQLDQRLGWARALADAGAPVTTQLLGIETVEDRALEEEFGEKTYVAVKRLRREHDRGVSLETATVSAAGPLAELPETGLRDGSLTKTLEAAGRISVGGDQWISTERLDAHTAGLLGRSIGELFLRAERTSVDVEGRLVERVVSLLDPDRFQFHLTFGHR; encoded by the coding sequence ATGTACATGTACAGCAAGCGGCAGCAGCTCGTCGGCGACCTCTCCGACCTGATCCGCTCGGGTCGCCTCGCGCACGGCGAGCGTCTCCCGGGTGAGAACCAGCTCGCCGAGCAGTACCAGGTCAGCCGCGGCACCGTCCGCAGCGCCCTCTCCGAGCTCCAGCAGCTCGAACTGATCTCCACCCAGGCCGGCGTCGGGTCGTTCGTCACCTTCGACGGCGTCCAGCTCGACCAGCGGCTCGGCTGGGCCCGCGCCCTCGCCGACGCCGGCGCGCCCGTCACCACGCAGCTCCTCGGCATCGAGACCGTCGAAGACCGGGCCCTCGAAGAGGAGTTCGGCGAGAAGACCTACGTCGCCGTCAAGCGGCTGCGGCGGGAGCACGACCGCGGCGTCTCGCTCGAAACCGCCACCGTCTCCGCCGCCGGTCCGCTCGCCGAGCTCCCCGAGACCGGCCTGCGGGACGGCTCCCTCACCAAGACCCTCGAAGCCGCCGGGCGGATCTCCGTCGGTGGCGACCAGTGGATCAGCACCGAACGCCTCGACGCCCACACCGCCGGGCTCCTCGGCCGCAGCATCGGCGAGCTCTTCCTCCGGGCCGAACGCACTTCGGTCGACGTCGAAGGCCGGCTCGTCGAGCGGGTCGTCAGCCTGCTGGACCCGGACCGGTTCCAGTTCCACCTCACCTTCGGACACCGGTGA
- the idi gene encoding isopentenyl-diphosphate Delta-isomerase, with product MDTATEPETEQVVFVTEDGVPTGETGPKLASHHEHTRLHLAFSCYVLRRSDNALLITQRALHKKVWPGVWTNSVCGHPAPGEALEDAVRRRAAYEIGLPSLSGLHCVLPSYRYRTPPFQGIVENEFCPVFAAWADAEPEPNPAEVGDWRWVSWTDYQELLVDETANVSYWAKDQFPQLKGIEPFAAL from the coding sequence GTGGATACCGCGACCGAACCCGAGACCGAGCAGGTCGTCTTCGTCACCGAGGACGGCGTGCCCACCGGCGAAACCGGCCCGAAGCTGGCCAGCCACCACGAGCACACCCGGTTGCACCTGGCCTTCTCCTGCTACGTCCTGCGCCGCAGCGACAACGCGCTGCTGATCACCCAGCGCGCGCTCCACAAGAAGGTCTGGCCGGGGGTCTGGACCAATAGCGTCTGCGGTCACCCCGCGCCCGGCGAAGCCCTCGAAGACGCCGTCCGCCGGCGCGCGGCCTACGAGATCGGGCTGCCGTCGCTGTCCGGGCTGCACTGCGTGCTGCCGAGCTACCGCTACCGGACGCCGCCGTTCCAGGGGATCGTCGAGAACGAGTTCTGCCCGGTCTTCGCCGCCTGGGCCGACGCCGAGCCCGAGCCGAACCCGGCCGAGGTCGGCGACTGGCGCTGGGTGAGCTGGACCGACTACCAAGAGCTACTGGTCGACGAAACGGCCAATGTGAGTTACTGGGCCAAGGACCAGTTCCCTCAGCTCAAGGGCATCGAGCCGTTCGCCGCGCTCTGA
- a CDS encoding alpha/beta fold hydrolase, whose translation MIDHISIPTEAGSFDAIAAGPEDGRPVLLLHGFPEAAVEWEHQVATLGVLGYRAVAPDQRGYSPDVRPEQATDYSIDHLVEDVVAITEQLGWPKFDLVGHDWGGAVAWWTADAHPERLRSLTVVSTPHPAALADAMKNDEDQHLRTRYMTEWRQTRVTERRMLENDARALRKMFERRIPPSKIDDYVGRLTEPGALTAALNWYRAGRPGGKIGKISVPTLYVWSTEDVSFGSTAALDTANWVTGPYRFEMLEDVTHWVPEEAPEAVTSLIVEHLDAR comes from the coding sequence GTGATCGACCACATCAGCATCCCCACCGAGGCCGGTTCCTTCGACGCCATCGCCGCCGGGCCCGAAGACGGGCGGCCCGTGCTGCTGCTGCACGGCTTTCCCGAAGCCGCCGTCGAGTGGGAGCACCAGGTCGCCACGCTGGGGGTGCTCGGGTACCGGGCCGTCGCGCCGGATCAGCGGGGCTACTCGCCCGATGTCCGGCCGGAACAGGCGACCGACTACTCGATCGACCACCTCGTCGAGGACGTCGTCGCCATCACCGAACAGCTGGGGTGGCCGAAGTTCGACCTCGTCGGGCACGACTGGGGTGGCGCCGTCGCGTGGTGGACCGCCGACGCGCACCCCGAACGCCTGCGCAGCCTCACCGTCGTCTCGACGCCGCACCCCGCCGCGCTCGCCGATGCCATGAAGAACGACGAGGACCAGCACCTGCGGACGCGCTACATGACCGAGTGGCGGCAGACCCGCGTCACCGAGCGCCGGATGCTGGAGAACGACGCCCGCGCGCTGCGGAAGATGTTCGAGCGGCGCATCCCGCCGTCGAAGATCGACGACTACGTCGGACGGCTCACCGAGCCGGGCGCGCTCACCGCGGCGCTCAACTGGTACCGCGCGGGCCGGCCGGGTGGGAAGATCGGCAAGATCTCCGTGCCGACGCTGTACGTCTGGAGCACCGAGGACGTCTCGTTCGGTTCGACCGCCGCCCTCGACACCGCGAACTGGGTCACCGGGCCGTACCGGTTCGAAATGCTCGAAGACGTCACGCACTGGGTGCCGGAAGAGGCGCCGGAAGCCGTGACGTCGCTCATCGTCGAGCACCTCGACGCGCGGTAG
- a CDS encoding ADP-ribosylglycohydrolase family protein: MNARDRAVGAFTGLAVGDALGMPTQSMSRAAIAAAYGPVTGLLTAVAEQPVAPSMPAGSVTDDTEQAVLLARLLIDGRGTVEPHVFADALLIWEADMVRRGSADLLGPSTKRALSLLQDGVPAEEAGRTGTTNGAAMRVTPVGIATPAEDLHRLVDAVVATARVTHNTSLGIASAAAVAAAVSAGVDGASLPEALDAGERAAVVGGERGHWAPGGEIAARIHWARGWVRGMKPDAVADAVARVIGTSVASQESVVAAFALAEAMGDDPPAALRLAAGLGGDTDTVAAICGAMLGAAHGVDAFRPDVVETVLSVNRLEFGPLVDELLALRRRTGQSRSTY; this comes from the coding sequence GTGAACGCGCGGGACCGGGCGGTCGGCGCGTTCACCGGGCTCGCCGTCGGCGACGCGCTCGGCATGCCGACGCAGTCCATGTCCCGCGCCGCGATCGCCGCCGCCTACGGGCCGGTCACCGGCCTGCTCACCGCCGTCGCCGAGCAGCCGGTCGCGCCCTCGATGCCCGCCGGGTCGGTCACCGACGACACCGAGCAGGCCGTCCTGCTGGCCCGCCTCCTCATCGACGGCCGCGGCACCGTCGAGCCGCACGTCTTCGCCGACGCCCTGCTCATCTGGGAGGCGGACATGGTTCGCCGTGGCTCGGCGGACCTGCTCGGACCGTCGACGAAACGCGCGCTTTCCCTGCTGCAGGACGGCGTCCCGGCCGAAGAGGCCGGCCGGACCGGGACGACCAACGGTGCCGCCATGCGCGTCACGCCGGTCGGCATCGCGACGCCCGCCGAAGATCTCCACCGGCTGGTCGACGCCGTCGTCGCGACCGCGCGCGTCACGCACAACACCAGCCTCGGCATCGCGTCGGCCGCCGCGGTCGCGGCCGCCGTCTCCGCCGGGGTCGACGGCGCGAGCCTGCCCGAAGCGCTCGACGCCGGCGAGCGCGCGGCCGTCGTCGGCGGGGAGCGCGGGCACTGGGCGCCCGGCGGCGAGATCGCGGCCCGGATCCACTGGGCCCGCGGCTGGGTGCGGGGCATGAAGCCGGACGCCGTCGCCGACGCGGTCGCCCGGGTGATCGGGACGTCGGTCGCGTCGCAGGAGTCCGTCGTGGCCGCGTTCGCGCTGGCCGAGGCCATGGGCGACGACCCGCCGGCGGCGTTGCGCCTGGCCGCCGGGCTGGGCGGCGACACCGACACCGTCGCGGCGATCTGCGGCGCGATGCTCGGTGCCGCGCACGGCGTCGACGCCTTCCGCCCCGACGTCGTCGAGACCGTGCTATCGGTGAACCGGCTCGAATTCGGGCCGCTGGTCGACGAACTGCTCGCGCTGAGACGACGGACCGGGCAGAGTCGGAGCACCTACTGA
- a CDS encoding cysteine hydrolase family protein, whose product MRSILAVIDLQNVFATPASEWFTPRFAEVLPPIHRLVDAFGDDVVFTRFIAPARPEGAWKQYYEQWPFALRPPDAPLYQVISEFEPKSTVDATTFGKWTPRLATRVGGARLVLAGVSTDCCVLSTALAAADAGVSVTVVSDACAGVDDESHAKALDIMRLYEPLVKVATTDEVLG is encoded by the coding sequence GTGAGGTCGATCCTGGCGGTCATCGACCTGCAGAACGTCTTCGCCACCCCGGCGAGCGAGTGGTTCACCCCGCGCTTCGCCGAGGTGCTCCCGCCGATCCACCGCTTGGTGGACGCGTTCGGCGACGACGTCGTGTTCACGCGGTTCATCGCGCCGGCGCGCCCGGAAGGGGCTTGGAAGCAGTACTACGAGCAGTGGCCGTTCGCGTTGCGTCCGCCGGACGCGCCGCTGTACCAGGTGATCTCCGAGTTCGAGCCGAAGTCCACAGTGGACGCGACCACGTTCGGCAAGTGGACCCCCCGCCTGGCGACGCGCGTGGGCGGCGCCCGGCTGGTACTGGCGGGAGTGTCGACGGACTGCTGCGTGCTGTCGACAGCGCTGGCGGCGGCGGACGCGGGCGTGTCGGTGACGGTGGTGTCCGACGCGTGCGCGGGCGTGGACGACGAGAGCCACGCGAAGGCGCTGGACATCATGCGGCTTTACGAGCCGTTGGTGAAGGTCGCCACGACGGACGAGGTGCTGGGCTGA
- the phoU gene encoding phosphate signaling complex protein PhoU, producing the protein MREAYHVELEQLADNLAGMSVQVADAMERATRALLEVDLGLAEQVISDDAKVDDARALCEEQAYALLALQAPVATDLRTVLAAIHAAESLERMGDLALHVAKAARRRHPDPVLPEAVRPYFAEMGEVAVKLARSTEKVIKSKDVEAAKSLESDDDQVDDIHRHLFTVLMDREWPHGVAAAVDVTLLGRFYERYADHAVSVAKRMIFVVTGKMPGYGSDDDI; encoded by the coding sequence ATGCGTGAGGCTTACCATGTCGAACTCGAACAGCTCGCCGACAACCTGGCCGGGATGTCGGTCCAGGTCGCCGACGCCATGGAGCGCGCCACGCGGGCGCTGCTGGAGGTCGACCTCGGTCTCGCCGAGCAGGTGATCAGCGACGACGCGAAGGTCGACGACGCCCGCGCGCTGTGCGAGGAGCAGGCGTACGCCCTGCTGGCCCTGCAGGCGCCGGTGGCGACCGATCTGCGCACGGTGCTGGCGGCGATCCACGCCGCGGAAAGCCTGGAGCGGATGGGCGACCTGGCACTGCACGTGGCGAAGGCCGCCCGGCGCCGTCACCCCGACCCGGTGCTGCCCGAGGCGGTGCGCCCGTACTTCGCCGAGATGGGCGAGGTCGCGGTCAAGCTGGCCCGGTCGACCGAAAAGGTCATCAAGTCGAAGGACGTCGAGGCGGCGAAGAGCCTGGAGTCCGACGACGACCAGGTGGACGACATCCACCGCCACCTGTTCACCGTCCTGATGGACCGCGAGTGGCCGCACGGCGTGGCCGCGGCGGTCGACGTGACGCTGCTGGGCCGCTTCTACGAGCGCTACGCCGACCACGCGGTGTCGGTCGCGAAGCGGATGATCTTCGTGGTGACCGGCAAGATGCCGGGCTACGGCTCCGACGACGACATCTGA